In a genomic window of Saccharothrix sp. HUAS TT1:
- a CDS encoding lysophospholipid acyltransferase family protein, giving the protein MPTPLLWRVLTAVDQGVVGLSGRLEVTGDIPADLRGRPLLLASNHIGNLDPFVLIAACRRLGVAPRFLLTGGLLDAPVLGPLLRASGHLRVDRAAANVGDAYHRTVEALRRGGDPIALYPEGRISLDPGLWPERGKTGAARLALSGDIPVVPVSQWGAHEAVYWGNTGVGGWEDAKPYLTSYLRGLRRRPTFKVHFGKPVDLSGLEDGKPGDARRAHERIMRAITAGLAPLRVDEPDLPKFHDPTRPTTGSSPWRPE; this is encoded by the coding sequence GTGCCCACACCACTGCTGTGGCGCGTGCTGACCGCCGTCGACCAAGGGGTCGTCGGTCTCAGCGGACGACTCGAAGTCACCGGCGACATCCCGGCGGACCTCAGGGGACGTCCCCTGCTGCTCGCGTCCAACCACATCGGCAACCTCGACCCGTTCGTGCTGATCGCCGCCTGCCGCAGGCTCGGTGTCGCGCCGAGGTTCCTGCTCACCGGCGGGCTGCTCGACGCGCCGGTCCTGGGTCCCCTGCTGCGGGCCTCCGGCCACCTGCGGGTGGACCGGGCGGCGGCCAACGTCGGCGACGCCTACCACCGCACGGTCGAGGCGCTGCGCCGCGGCGGCGACCCGATCGCGCTGTACCCGGAGGGCCGGATCAGCCTCGACCCGGGGCTGTGGCCGGAGCGCGGCAAGACGGGCGCCGCGCGGCTCGCGCTGAGCGGCGACATCCCCGTGGTCCCGGTCAGCCAGTGGGGCGCGCACGAGGCCGTCTACTGGGGCAACACCGGGGTCGGGGGTTGGGAGGACGCCAAGCCCTACCTCACGTCGTACCTGCGCGGCCTGCGCCGGCGGCCGACGTTCAAGGTGCACTTCGGCAAGCCGGTGGACCTGTCCGGGCTGGAGGACGGCAAGCCGGGCGACGCGCGGCGGGCGCACGAGCGGATCATGCGCGCCATCACCGCGGGCCTGGCGCCGCTGCGGGTCGACGAGCCGGACCTGCCGAAGTTCCACGACCCCACCCGGCCGACCACGGGCAGCAGCCCGTGGCGCCCGGAGTAG